The Mytilus edulis chromosome 4, xbMytEdul2.2, whole genome shotgun sequence nucleotide sequence TGCTTTTATCTATGAGCCAATAAAGAAAATCGATGTTTTTACAGAAAACAGGCGTAGAATCTCAAGGATGTCGCACAGACTCAAACGTCTTAACCATGACGGCGACGttgataaatttagaaaatttgtagGGAAAATCGGCGACAAgttttcaaaacacaaacttgACAGGTTAAAGAACGTAAAAGCACGTATGAATCTTGCAGACCTGAAATTCACCTCGCTCGAGGCTGAAGCTAGTTTTAAACGTGTCAATTATGACGTATCTTTGTATGAAAATCCTATCTTTAAAGAAATGGAGTCAACGATTCCATATACAACAAACCCGCAAGTGAGCAGTATGACATATTTAGCAAGGTATAATCAATTAAAACccattatttctttttcaaagaaatcCTCATTATGGTATATTGCATATTTCGTGCAGCAAGATTACaatcattttcaaaatcttttttttttgttcaaagaaTTGTGGGTAATCTCGTTGTTCGTTAAAAGAAACGGAATTTACATTGTCGTTGATTGGATATCCATcgaataaaagatattttgttttaaacccGGGACTATGGTGCTTATCTTAACTTTAAGTAAACGTTCATAGTTATGTTACCGGGATATTTTATAACGGAGTCCTTATGAAAGGATATTTGTTTATGAGTTTCTGACAGTAACTGGTAAGAGACTATTGTCGGATGGGTATTTCAGCTAAGTCACTATAATCATTACCACATGTTTATATTGAATTCAaaagtatttttcttatttttcatttttcaatttttttatcacTATTGACATGATTGAACTATTTCTGATGAGAGCAGTTTTTGTTAACTCAATAGTTGTAATCGTATTTTGTAGATATGGATCAGCTATTTCCATGCTAGAATCTATAGACGTAGGGCTAGGTTACTTGCAGTATTCAAAAAATCACGCTGAACATGTGGTTCCGTGTAAAGAAACAGGCATGGTATTTTATATTGAGGTTAACCTACTTTCACAGAAATACGAACAAAATCCCTctagtgaaattaaaaaatcaatactAAAAACTGCCGAACTTGCCATTTCTCAGTTTTCTGGAGAAGATGAAAATGTTCAAAAAGATTACCAAAGAATGCTTATGCTTAAAATGGTGTTTTGCAGATTAGGAATCGGACTTTTTGGGAAACGAATAAACAGTGTTAAAGTGGACGACAGTGATAGAGAAGCAGCAAAAAACTTTATGGACTTTATTGAAAAACCCAATATCTGGGAAGGTATGGAGAAAAGACGAAAGATGTTGTTTCAGATTGCCAAATCTGAGCTTTATAGACAACATAATCAGATTGATCTCGCCCGCATGCATGCGAGAGAAGCAGCTGAAATTGCCGAGGAAAATAAGTGGAATGCCGAATTACCAAACATTAAGAAACTCGTAAACGAACTTGAAAATCACATCGAACCAATTACAAAAAAGGAAAACGAAGATATAGATGATTGGATGAACGAATTAGAGAATGATTCAGAGGAAATAGGAGAAAACAACAAAAGATAATGAGATAACATTTAAATATAGTAACGTATCATTAATTATAATCGGAATCTCCTTCCTAAATCTGTTGTTAGTTTTGTTTAAATGGGTAAAATATTCTCAAGTAATGACTGCTTGATAAAACCAACagtttttttctacataaatgcAGAATCTCACTAAATGATATTTTCGAAATTAATTTGACATTGAGATTTGCTTTAGAAGATATATTTTGTGAACCATAACAGAACATTTACAATTGAAAACTAGTTAACATTACGCATATAGTTACTTTACATGATATGGATAGATATAGCAAGCATCTCATTATAATTATatctaaaatacatttaattatgCAAAATGCCTGTGCAGAAGCAGGAGTTTTCTAGGGAATTTAAATAATGATCTTTTTTAACCACTAGGTCGATACGACTGcaggtggagttttaattcccagagggtatcaccagctcagtagtcggcacttacatgaattatcattgatatggtcaattttataaattaactgttcaaaaacttttgaatttttgaaatactaaggcttttttacctcaggaatggattaccttagctctgtttggcaaaacttttaggaattttggtcctcaatgctcttcaacttcgtacttttttatgccttgtaaattttttttggattcgagcgtcactgatgagtcttttgtaaacgaaacgcacatctggcgtaagtacaaaatttaatcctggtatcaatgatggaTTTATTATAAACTGTGTACTTTGTCCATgttttttcttaatatgaaaataagaatatgGAGCTAGACACTCTATCTGTGCAGTTGGAAACTATCGAAAGATCAAGTATAGTAATTTTAGGGTTGATGCATTATTAAGGTTAATAAGAAATGTAAAATTAAACCAATACATATTGATAGGCTTGAAGCTTACATAACtatgaatattttacattacaatCGTTGTTTCCATGTTAACTGGGTTTCTTCATCgtatatcatttgatttttattttgctGACAAGAAGAATAAAGAGCACATCGAATTCTTGATGGCTGTATTTCACTTGTGATTGAGAAATGCTAATGATATCAAGTTCGTTCTTTGAAAGAAGTAAGATTTCTTATAAATATTACAGATAGTTTGAACAAAACTATACTGTCTTTCATATTTATAAGTGACACAAAACATAGTTTATCTAA carries:
- the LOC139520023 gene encoding uncharacterized protein gives rise to the protein MNERERKAIQKNLIDLIHNVNPNDITPYLFQDDQITRSLYEELLDLNLSRGKLCQLFIRRITSNGSKCKFKSFIHALSKTYHFLSEKIKETLANINENQNLQTEEQLIYQRKEVSEPDIDNHAKTYTSSNQDTITEHAFIYEPIKKIDVFTENRRRISRMSHRLKRLNHDGDVDKFRKFVGKIGDKFSKHKLDRLKNVKARMNLADLKFTSLEAEASFKRVNYDVSLYENPIFKEMESTIPYTTNPQVSSMTYLARYGSAISMLESIDVGLGYLQYSKNHAEHVVPCKETGMVFYIEVNLLSQKYEQNPSSEIKKSILKTAELAISQFSGEDENVQKDYQRMLMLKMVFCRLGIGLFGKRINSVKVDDSDREAAKNFMDFIEKPNIWEGMEKRRKMLFQIAKSELYRQHNQIDLARMHAREAAEIAEENKWNAELPNIKKLVNELENHIEPITKKENEDIDDWMNELENDSEEIGENNKR